AGCGGATTTACACCCTGATATGTTAGTGCCACTGCTGGAATTGTTTATCAATCCAGCCACCAATCCCAAGCAAGCACAGCTTATTTTCAGTTCGCATTCGCACGAAATTCTGGAAATGTTGAGCAAAGATCAAGTGTTGTTGGTAGAGAAAGACCCGCAAGGCAACAGCGAAGCGTGGTTGCTCAGCGATATGGAAGGCGTGCGCCGGGATGATAATTTGTATGCCAAATACCGCTCCGGCGCGTATGGCGCAGTTCCCAATCTTTGACAGGTAATCGCGTGGCAACTGTAAAAAAGCGCAAAGCTAATCGCACCATCCTGATCATGGGAGAAGGCGCAACGGAAAAGGCATTTCTGAAACACCTCAAAAACCTATACGGGCAACGCGGCTCTGGTTTAGCCATTACCATTCGTTCAGCAACAGGTGGTAGCCCCGAAGCTATCGTGCGCTACACCGAAAATATCATCAAAAATCACGCCTATGATCGTGTTGCCATTTTGATGGATACGGATGTTGAATGGTCGAAAGAAGCCCGCGAACGTGCCAAAAAGTGGAACATCACCCTGATTGGCGCAACGCCCTGTATCGAAGGGTTATTGCTGCGTATTTTAGGGCATACACCACCGCATCGTTCGGAAGAGTGTAAACAGGTTTGTGTCAGAATTTTCGGAGGTGACTTGATGGATGAAATGACCTACAGTGTACTAATAACCACACCTATCCTAGAAAAACAACGCCAACATATTACTGAACTTGAAAGCTTATTAGCTCTTTTTACCTGAAAACCCGATCAATAAATACAGACATAATTTGGAAGCAGTTAAGTGATTTAACAATTGTCAATCCATTCGCTAATGCTCTCAGGCATGTAAAGCTCATGCTTCGCACGTGATATTCCAGTATAGATGTGACTAATCGTTTTAGCATAGTTCTCGTTGATAACGCCAGATTGACCAATGACATCATTTAGAAGAAGAACGCGATCAAACTCAATATTCCGGCAATCCCAGACACGTCGAACAAGATAAATATCTTCCTGAGGTTGAGGCATAGAACCTTGTAAAATAGCATTCAACTGCTGGCGGTTAAATCCAGAACGAATCAAACGATCAATCTGAACAAGAGCGGGTTCTCTTTGTCGGTTTTTATCAAAAAAATCATCCCAAGAATGTGAGCCAACAAACTCATGATGCCTTGATTTGTCATCGCTATTGTTGAGGAATGAGATTGCACTATTAATCAGCCAATCTATTTCTTTTATTTGAGTGTTAAAAATGTGATATTTTGCTGATTGATGATGTAATGTGTATATGATCCAAAAAACTGACCAGAAACTCTTTGCTAATATTGCACAAGGTTCATCCGGTATTTGGAATTTTTTGTAGGAGATAAATTTAGTGGTTTTAGTTTTATTACCTGAAAACTCGACAGTTGGACTTATAGGATGCCGCTCAATTAATTGATTATAAAGCCCAGTCATATTTGATCCAGCACGTACTGAATGCGTAAGTGTATTTTTTCTTAAAGTCGATGGCAAACTGTGGGGCTGAGTAAGTCCCTGTAAATTTTGATAATAATCTCCAAAAGTGAATACAGGTTGTGTACTTTGTTGAAGCAATTGAATGATTGCTGGTGATAAATCATGAGCTTCATCAACAACAATATGTGTACAGTGGCTTGGTATTCCCATACCTGTTAGTGCCAAAGCTTTAACCAAATGATAATTACGGATAGGGAGCAGAATACGATCTCGTGGAATACAAATTAGTTCCCATAAGTGTTTAGCAACAGTCAATAATGCTGCTTGCTGAATAAGTGTTAGTTGACGTACATACTGTTTTGGAATATGTTCACGAGTGATTGCCGGATCAGTCGAAAGACAAAAATTTTTCACAACAAATTGGGCATCTTTGGCAATTACTCCACGTCTATACTCCCCAATATCGTAACACTCAAGTTTTTCTTCCAGCTTGTCATGTGAAAAAATATACTGGTCTGAAACAATTTGTTGCTTGCCATATCTGCCATTAATATTTCGTACTGTTTTCAAAACTCCTGTGTTTATCAAGGATATAGCGATATATGCAAACGTATAGCTGCGTACTCCCGGAATACGGGCTTTCAATGCTGATATTTGTTCCTGTGTCTCAGCGAGAAACAATGTCTTTTCTTTGTCTATGGCATCTACTAAATGCGAAATTATCCATGTTTTACCACTGCCCGCATAACCTTGAATATCAATAGACTCATCCTTATCAGATAAAATTATATTGACAATTCGTTCTTCCTCTTTGGATGCAAAATTGGTGTTGGAACTTTTTTTGTTCAAAAGTCGACTAGGAAAAAAATCAGACTTTTCACTGTTCTTGAATTCCCAGTTCCACACCCATTGTTCTTCCCACTTTAAATATTTTTTATCCTGAATCTGTTCCGCACTCATTAATTGAATCTGAGATTGGACGAGAAGTGATTTTCCTATTAAGCATTTTTCTACATTCAATGCATCCACAAATTCATGTTGCACTTCCTGAAGCGTAAAACTGCCAGACGACGTGATAAAGTTAGAAATAAATTGTTCAGCTCGGAAAAGCAAGTTCTCATCAGATTTGGCTACAGCTAATAATGTTGGCAGCCCCTGTATCAACAGCAATGCTGCTAACTCCTCAAGGCGTAGGTTGACGATTATTGATTGAACATCAACATCCGGCTGAATAAGTTTATCCAGCTTCTCTTCGGTGATAGGGATATATAGCATTACGTCTTAACACATCCATTTTTGAGCAAGTGCACAATATCAGGATAGTAGCGCATCCCTCACACTAAAATCACGATAAGTTCTTTCGGCCCATGCACCCCATACGCCAGCGTCTGCTCAATATCCGCCGACTTCGACGGCCCGGAAATCAGCAGTGCATTGGTCGGCATTCCCGTTTGCACCCAGCCTTGCGCCTGCACCGCTTCCGCAAACGTGGTGTAAAGCTTATCCACTTCCAGCACCGCAATATGCACGGGCGGAACCAGCGACATCAAACGTGGCTCATCCGCACTCGGCATCACGATCAACGTTCCCGTTTCCGCAATCCCGCCAGTCGTGCCCGTGAAAGCCGCATCCACCCCGTAAAACAGCTCCTGTTTCCAACTTTCAATCGGTTGGTCGTAAGTTTTGAGGGTGGGAAAGCGTTCGGCTTGCGCGTGAATCTGTTTACCCAGCACCGTTTCTGGCGAAACTAACAGATTATTCAAACCCTTGGCTGTACACACTTGGCTGACGACATCCAGCCATGAATCGGGTGTGGCGTGATGCACTTCCGCCCGTACTGCCACCATACGTTCGGTAAAACGGCGTACTCGTTCCGCCGCATCCCAATCGTAACGGCTCAGGTAATCGCGTTCGCTAAAGCCGCACTCCGGGCGTTGCGGTTCGCGCAAACGAGCGAGAATATTAGCGCGTGCCGTATTACTCATGGTCGACTCCCAGATGCTTTACTTGTTGGTGCAAGGTCGATTCCGCCAATTTTGGCGCACTACGTACCGTCGTCCACGCCCCTAAATTCGTCGGCAACATGCCTTTGAAGTGCGTCGCCAGCGTCGAACCCGCATGATAAATCGTCGGATGCGTTGCCGCCCACGCCCACGTTTTCCACGTCGCCGCTTCACTCAAAGTACGGCGTTTGCCCGAACCGACGGTGTTGGTATTTGCGGTATCCTTGCGCACCCCGTCATAACGCAAGCGGTTGAGAATACTGGGAATCGGAATCCGAACCGGGCAAACCTCGCTACACGCGCCGCACAAGGTCGAAGCCTGCGCCAATTCACCATGCACATCCACCCCGGCTTTTTGCGGCTCTAAAATCGAGCCAATCGGCCCCGGATACACCGTGCCGTAACTGTGCCCACCAATGCGCACGTATACCGGGCAATGGTTAATACACGCCCCGCAACGGATACAGCGCAGCGTCGCCAGCAATTCGGGATCGCTGTAAATATTGGAACGCCCATTATCCAGCAGCACCAGATGCACCTCTTCGGGGCCATCCTTTTCCCCCGGCTTACGCGGGCCGGAAATCATATTGAAGTAGGTGGTAATCGGTTGCCCCGTCGCCGAGCGCGTCAAAATGCTCAGTAGTGGTGGCACATCGAGCAAGCTTTCCACCACCTTTTCGATGCCCGTGACCGCGATGTGCACCGACGGCGCGGTGGTCGACATCCGCCCATTGCCTTCGTTTTCCACCAGACACAGCGTACCGGTTTCCGCCACCATGAAATTCACGCCGGAAAGCCCCACGGGTGCGGCATAAAACTTGTCGCGTAAAATACGCCGCGCGGTTTGCGTCAACTCATCCACGTCTTCGGTGTAGGGAATGTCGGGGAATTTTTCGTGGAACAGCTTGGCAATCTGTATGCGGTTTTTGTGAATCGCGGGCATGATAATGTGCGATGGGGTTTCACCATCCAGTTGGATAATGAATTCGCCGAGGTCGGATTCTAGGCATTCAACACCTAAGGCTTCGAGGAAATGGTTCATGCCCATTTCTTCCGACACCATCGACTTGCCTTTGATGATCGACTTGGCGTTGTGCTTTTGCAAAATCGACAACACGATCTGGTTAGCTTGATCGGTGGTTTCAGCCCAATGCACTTGGATGCCATTACGGGTCAGGTTGGCTTCAAGGGTTTCCAGCAATTCCGGCAGTTTGCTTAGGGCATTGGCGCGGATCGCCATGCTTTGGGTACGCAAGCGTTCCAGCTCCACCTTATCGGGGAATTGGTCGAGGCGGCGTGTCATCAAGCCATCCATCGCACGGTAGAAATTGGCGCGAACTTCGGGCTTGGCGAGGTTGGCGCGGACAGTATTGCGGAATTCGCTGCTCATACTGCATTCCCTCCCGTTCTTTCCCACAAAAACTCGGCAATGTGCTGGTGCGGAATCGCATCGCCTTGCTTTGCCATTACCCCGCCAATATTCATCAAGCAACCGCATTCCTGACTGATCAAACGATCCACGCCGGTATTGCGGATATGGGTCACTTTATCCAGCACCATCGCCGCCGAAATTTCAGGCTCTTTCACCGCAAACGTGCCGCCGAAACCGCAACATTCCGGCTTGCGGGCGTGTTCCACCCGTTGCACATTGCTGAGTTGCCCCAGCAAGGATTCGATCTTGTCGGCAACACCCATTTCACGGCGGGCGGAACAGGACGTGTGTACGGCGACTGTTACGGGTTCGCCCAAATCTTGCAGCTCAATCTGCAACACATCGACGAGGAATTCGGTGAGTTCAAACACGCGGCTGGCAACATCCACCGCTTGCGCCTCATCCGGCTGCCCCGCGAACAATTCAGGATAATGCACTTTCATCATCCCCGCGCACGAGCCTGACGGAATCACGATAGGGATGGGTTTGGGGAACAGCGCGATTTGCGCCCGTGCCACAGAACGCGCTTCGTCGCGGTAGCCGGAGTTCCACGCGGGTTGTCCGCAACAGGTTTGCGCAGGTGGGAAAATGACTTTCACCCCCGCACGTTGGATCAATTGCATCGCTGACACGCCTGCTTGCGGGTACATCAGGTCGACGAGGCAAGTGCCAAAAAAGTAGATGGTATCGGGTTTTGTTGTCATTAGAGCCTACCTGCCTACGAGTGTTAGGTGACGCAGCGAACGCACTTTACGGGCTTCGTCTGCGTCGATGGATTTGAGGGAATCTTCCACAAAAGCCAGATGTTCTTGCGCCGCTTTACGGGCGCGTTCGGGGTCACTGGCAACCACAGCCTCCATCAGTTCACGGTGCTGCTCCTTGAGCGGATCAAATACCCGTGGAATGGTGTAGAGCTTATCCAGATTGTGCGAAATGCTGTTTTGCAGCAGTTCAAATAGCCCGCGCATGACGTGCAACAGCACCAGATTGTGCGAGCCTTCAACGATGGATAAGTGAAAAGCCGCATCGGCACGCGCTTCGTCCATTGGGTCATCACTGCCATGCAGTGCAATCATCTGCTCGAAATGGGCGCGGATATTGGCTTTATCCTCATCCGTCGCCCGCAACGCGGCATACCACGCGGCATTGCCTTCCAGCGCGTGGCGGATTTCCAGCACATCGAAACGGTATTCAGGGTTATCGCGAAACAATTCCACCAGCGGATCAACACAATGGTTTTGGGTAACTTGTTGCACAAATGTCCCACCCCCAGCACGGCTGACCAACAAGCCCTTGCTGATCAATTTCTGGATGGCTTCACGCAACGATGGGCGTGACACCTCCAATTGTTCAGCCAATTGGCGTTCAGCGGGTAAACGATCCCCGTGTTTGAGTCCCTGCGTGGCAATCATGGTTTCGAGTTGCTCGGCAATCTGGTCGGAAAGTCGGATCTTTTTCATGCACTCTGGTCTTACCAATTTTGATAAGACCGAGTGTAGGAGGTTTTAATCACCCAATCAAGGAATCATCCACGGGAACACATACGCTTGCAGCGTGGTAATAATCCCCACGATGGTTGCAAACATCAGGCTGTGTTTGAGCGTAAAGCGGAACAAATCCGACTCTCTGCCCACCAACCCGGTTGCTGCGCAAGCGACCGCGATGGATTGCGGCGAAATCATCTTGCCGGTCACGCCACCCGTGGTATTCGCTGCTACCAGCAAGGTGTCTTGCACGCCGATTTGATGCGCGGTATTCGCCTGCAAACTACAGAACAGCGCGTTGGATGAGGTATCCGAACCTGTCAGGAACACACCCAACCAGCCAAGGAATGGCGAGAAGAACGTGAACATTGCGCCAGTACCCGCCAACAGCAACGCCAAGGTTGCAGACAAACCGGAGTAGTTAGCAATGAACGCAAACGCCAATACCATGCCGATGGTGTAGATCGGGCGTTTCAATTCGCTGATGGTTTCGCCAAAAGTACGCAGCCCTTCCAGCGGCTTCATGCGTAATACGAACAAGGTAATAATGGCAGCAATCAGGATGGCAGTACCCGTCGCCGAGAACCAGTCAAACTTGTACATCGCCTCATACGGCTTGGCTTCGGCAACAATCGGCGGCATTTTAGTGACGAGTTTATCGAGGTAGGGAATCGAAAACTTGAACACCCAAGCTTCCAACATACCGTCTTTACCGAACAGTGCTTTGAACGGTTTCAAGCTCCAAATCGTCACCATCACGGTGAGGATAACGAACGGCGACCACGCTTTGATGATTGCACCAGCGGAATGGGTCGGTTCAGCTTGTTGCTGGGCTTTGGTACGTTCTTGACCGGGGAAACGGAAGATATTTTTCGGCTTCCACACTTTCAGGAACAGGGTCAAGCTAATCAAGCTCACAATCGCAGAGGTGATGTCCGGCAGTTCAGGCCCAATGAAGTTAGCCGTCAGGAATTGAGTTACAGCGAAGGTAACACCTGCCACCAAAATTGCGGGGTAGGTTTCTTTGATACCGCGCCAGCCATCCATAATCGCCACCAACCAGAACGGGACGATGACTGAGAGCAATGGCAATTGACGACCTGCCATTTGCCCAATGTGGAACGGGTCAAGCCCAGTGACTTGCCCAGCAACGGTAATGGGGATGCCCATTGCGCCAAACGCCACGGGTGCGGTATTCGCAATCAAACACAAACCAGCCGCATACAGCGGGTTGAAACCCAAGCCAACCAACAAGGCGGCGGTAATCGCAACCGGTGCACCAAAGCCTGCCGCACCTTCCAAGAACGCGCCGAAAGCAAAGCCGACCAGCAACATTTGCAGGCGTTGGTCTTCCGTTACCGATAGCACCGAGCTGCGGACAATATCAAACTGCCCCGTTTTTACGGTGATTTTGTAAAGGAAAACAGCGGTGATGATAATCCATGCAATCGGCCACAAGCCATACAGGAAGCCATATCCGGCAGATGCCAACGCCATTGGAACTGGCATTTGGTAAAACAGAATGGCAACTGCCAACGCCAGCACCACGGTAATCGTGCCAGCGATATGCCCTTTCATACGCAACACAGTGAGTGCCATGAAGAAAAAAGCGATAGGAATCAAAGCAATCAGGCTGGACAGCCAGATATTGCCTAGCGGGTCATAGACTTGCGCCCAAGTTTGCATAGGGAATCTCCTCCACAGAGAACGAGCATAGCGGTAATATTTCCTCCGAAACTGGCATTTTGGTATTACCAGATTACCAGTTTTGCGATACTATGGGCAGAACCAACAGATTGTCAATGATTCTATAGCGTTATCACCTGAATTCGCGATAATTTGGTAAGACCAAAAGCAGAACTATCGAGAGGAGAAACTTAATGCCCAGCCATACACTCGTGCAGCACTTAGCCGAAATTGTCGGTGAAGCCAACATTGCCACCAATCCACGTAAAACCGAGTATTACCGCAGCGGCTTCCGGTCGGGCTGTGGCACGGCGTTGGCGGTGGTGTTTCCGCAAACGCTGCTGCATTTGTGGCGCGTGCTGCAAGCTTGTGTGGATGCGAACACCATTATCATTATGCAGGCGGCGAAAACCGGCTTGACGGAAGGCTCGACCCCCAGCGGGGACGATTACGACCGTGAAGTGGTGGTGATCAATACACTGGCGATGGACGATTTGGTGCTGTTGAACGGTGGTGAACAGGTGTTGAGTTTTCCCGGTGCAACGTTGCACAAGTTGGAAAAGCTGCTCAAGCCGTTGAAACGTGCGCCGCATTCGGTAATCGGCTCGTCCTGTTTGGGCGCGTCGATTGTCGGCGGGGTGGCGAATAATTCGGGCGGGGCATTGGTTAAGCGTGGCCCCGCTTACACTGAAATGGCGTTGTTTGCGCAGGTGAATGAACAGGGCAAGCTGGAAATGGTTAACCATTTGGGGATTGCCTTGGGTGAGTCGCCTGAGGAGATGATTACGCGGCTGGAGTCTGGCAATTTTGCGAAAGACGGGGTGGATGATGGCGGTAAGCTGGCATCGGCTCGCGACTACGTGGCGCGGTTGCGCGATGTGGATGCGGCAACACCAGCGCGTTTCAATGCCGATGAAAGCCGTTTGTTTGAAGCCAGCGGGTGCGCGGGGAAATTGGCGGTGTTTGCGGTGCGCTTGGATACGTTTCCGATGGTGCAGCAGGAACAAGCGTTTTACATCGGCACGAATGACCCGCAGGTGTTGACGCGCTTGCGCCGCCACATCCTCAGCCAGTTTGCGAATGTGCCGGAAGTGGGCGAATACATGCACCGCGATATTTTCAATATTGCGGAAAAGTATGGCAAAGATACGTTTCTGACGATTGAAAAGTTGGGGACGGATGTGATGCCGAAGTTGTTTGCGTACAAGGGGCGTACCGATGCGACGTTGAACAAGTTGCCGGTGTTGCCCAAATATTTGAGTGATCGGGTAATGCAGGGGGCAAGCCGTTTGTTTCCGCAGCATTTACCGGATCGTTTGCTGGAATTCCGTGACCGTTATGAACATCACTTGATTTTGAAAATGAGCGAGGGCGGGATTGCCGAGGCGCAGGCGTTTTTGCCGGAATTCTTTGCGGATACGGGTAATGCGGGGGCGTATTTTGAGTGTACGCCGCAGGAGGCGAGTAAGGCGTTTTTGCAGCGGTTTGCGGCGGCGGGCGCGGCGATTCGTTACCAGACTTTGTTCAGTGATGAGGTCGGCGAGGAAATGTTGGCGTTGGATATTGCATTGCGGCGTAATGATGCGGATTGGGTGGAAGTATTGCCGGAACACATTCGCAGCCAGATTGAACATACGCTGTATTACGGGCATTTTATGTGCCACGTTTTCCATCAGGATTATATTTTGAAAAAGGGTGCGGATGCCCATGCGGTGAAAAAGGCGATGTTGGCGTTGCTGGATGCGCGGGGGGCGAAGTATCCGGCGGAGCATAATGTCGGGCATTTGTATGAGGCGGAAAGTGGCTTGCGGGAGTTTTACAAAAAGCTTGATCCGACCAATACGTTTAATCCGGGGAT
The sequence above is drawn from the Thiothrix subterranea genome and encodes:
- a CDS encoding RloB domain-containing protein; protein product: MATVKKRKANRTILIMGEGATEKAFLKHLKNLYGQRGSGLAITIRSATGGSPEAIVRYTENIIKNHAYDRVAILMDTDVEWSKEARERAKKWNITLIGATPCIEGLLLRILGHTPPHRSEECKQVCVRIFGGDLMDEMTYSVLITTPILEKQRQHITELESLLALFT
- a CDS encoding AAA family ATPase: MLYIPITEEKLDKLIQPDVDVQSIIVNLRLEELAALLLIQGLPTLLAVAKSDENLLFRAEQFISNFITSSGSFTLQEVQHEFVDALNVEKCLIGKSLLVQSQIQLMSAEQIQDKKYLKWEEQWVWNWEFKNSEKSDFFPSRLLNKKSSNTNFASKEEERIVNIILSDKDESIDIQGYAGSGKTWIISHLVDAIDKEKTLFLAETQEQISALKARIPGVRSYTFAYIAISLINTGVLKTVRNINGRYGKQQIVSDQYIFSHDKLEEKLECYDIGEYRRGVIAKDAQFVVKNFCLSTDPAITREHIPKQYVRQLTLIQQAALLTVAKHLWELICIPRDRILLPIRNYHLVKALALTGMGIPSHCTHIVVDEAHDLSPAIIQLLQQSTQPVFTFGDYYQNLQGLTQPHSLPSTLRKNTLTHSVRAGSNMTGLYNQLIERHPISPTVEFSGNKTKTTKFISYKKFQIPDEPCAILAKSFWSVFWIIYTLHHQSAKYHIFNTQIKEIDWLINSAISFLNNSDDKSRHHEFVGSHSWDDFFDKNRQREPALVQIDRLIRSGFNRQQLNAILQGSMPQPQEDIYLVRRVWDCRNIEFDRVLLLNDVIGQSGVINENYAKTISHIYTGISRAKHELYMPESISEWIDNC
- a CDS encoding LutC/YkgG family protein, with amino-acid sequence MSNTARANILARLREPQRPECGFSERDYLSRYDWDAAERVRRFTERMVAVRAEVHHATPDSWLDVVSQVCTAKGLNNLLVSPETVLGKQIHAQAERFPTLKTYDQPIESWKQELFYGVDAAFTGTTGGIAETGTLIVMPSADEPRLMSLVPPVHIAVLEVDKLYTTFAEAVQAQGWVQTGMPTNALLISGPSKSADIEQTLAYGVHGPKELIVILV
- a CDS encoding LutB/LldF family L-lactate oxidation iron-sulfur protein, which translates into the protein MSSEFRNTVRANLAKPEVRANFYRAMDGLMTRRLDQFPDKVELERLRTQSMAIRANALSKLPELLETLEANLTRNGIQVHWAETTDQANQIVLSILQKHNAKSIIKGKSMVSEEMGMNHFLEALGVECLESDLGEFIIQLDGETPSHIIMPAIHKNRIQIAKLFHEKFPDIPYTEDVDELTQTARRILRDKFYAAPVGLSGVNFMVAETGTLCLVENEGNGRMSTTAPSVHIAVTGIEKVVESLLDVPPLLSILTRSATGQPITTYFNMISGPRKPGEKDGPEEVHLVLLDNGRSNIYSDPELLATLRCIRCGACINHCPVYVRIGGHSYGTVYPGPIGSILEPQKAGVDVHGELAQASTLCGACSEVCPVRIPIPSILNRLRYDGVRKDTANTNTVGSGKRRTLSEAATWKTWAWAATHPTIYHAGSTLATHFKGMLPTNLGAWTTVRSAPKLAESTLHQQVKHLGVDHE
- a CDS encoding (Fe-S)-binding protein yields the protein MTTKPDTIYFFGTCLVDLMYPQAGVSAMQLIQRAGVKVIFPPAQTCCGQPAWNSGYRDEARSVARAQIALFPKPIPIVIPSGSCAGMMKVHYPELFAGQPDEAQAVDVASRVFELTEFLVDVLQIELQDLGEPVTVAVHTSCSARREMGVADKIESLLGQLSNVQRVEHARKPECCGFGGTFAVKEPEISAAMVLDKVTHIRNTGVDRLISQECGCLMNIGGVMAKQGDAIPHQHIAEFLWERTGGNAV
- the lldR gene encoding transcriptional regulator LldR, which translates into the protein MKKIRLSDQIAEQLETMIATQGLKHGDRLPAERQLAEQLEVSRPSLREAIQKLISKGLLVSRAGGGTFVQQVTQNHCVDPLVELFRDNPEYRFDVLEIRHALEGNAAWYAALRATDEDKANIRAHFEQMIALHGSDDPMDEARADAAFHLSIVEGSHNLVLLHVMRGLFELLQNSISHNLDKLYTIPRVFDPLKEQHRELMEAVVASDPERARKAAQEHLAFVEDSLKSIDADEARKVRSLRHLTLVGR
- the lldP gene encoding L-lactate permease — its product is MQTWAQVYDPLGNIWLSSLIALIPIAFFFMALTVLRMKGHIAGTITVVLALAVAILFYQMPVPMALASAGYGFLYGLWPIAWIIITAVFLYKITVKTGQFDIVRSSVLSVTEDQRLQMLLVGFAFGAFLEGAAGFGAPVAITAALLVGLGFNPLYAAGLCLIANTAPVAFGAMGIPITVAGQVTGLDPFHIGQMAGRQLPLLSVIVPFWLVAIMDGWRGIKETYPAILVAGVTFAVTQFLTANFIGPELPDITSAIVSLISLTLFLKVWKPKNIFRFPGQERTKAQQQAEPTHSAGAIIKAWSPFVILTVMVTIWSLKPFKALFGKDGMLEAWVFKFSIPYLDKLVTKMPPIVAEAKPYEAMYKFDWFSATGTAILIAAIITLFVLRMKPLEGLRTFGETISELKRPIYTIGMVLAFAFIANYSGLSATLALLLAGTGAMFTFFSPFLGWLGVFLTGSDTSSNALFCSLQANTAHQIGVQDTLLVAANTTGGVTGKMISPQSIAVACAATGLVGRESDLFRFTLKHSLMFATIVGIITTLQAYVFPWMIP
- the dld gene encoding D-lactate dehydrogenase, which codes for MPSHTLVQHLAEIVGEANIATNPRKTEYYRSGFRSGCGTALAVVFPQTLLHLWRVLQACVDANTIIIMQAAKTGLTEGSTPSGDDYDREVVVINTLAMDDLVLLNGGEQVLSFPGATLHKLEKLLKPLKRAPHSVIGSSCLGASIVGGVANNSGGALVKRGPAYTEMALFAQVNEQGKLEMVNHLGIALGESPEEMITRLESGNFAKDGVDDGGKLASARDYVARLRDVDAATPARFNADESRLFEASGCAGKLAVFAVRLDTFPMVQQEQAFYIGTNDPQVLTRLRRHILSQFANVPEVGEYMHRDIFNIAEKYGKDTFLTIEKLGTDVMPKLFAYKGRTDATLNKLPVLPKYLSDRVMQGASRLFPQHLPDRLLEFRDRYEHHLILKMSEGGIAEAQAFLPEFFADTGNAGAYFECTPQEASKAFLQRFAAAGAAIRYQTLFSDEVGEEMLALDIALRRNDADWVEVLPEHIRSQIEHTLYYGHFMCHVFHQDYILKKGADAHAVKKAMLALLDARGAKYPAEHNVGHLYEAESGLREFYKKLDPTNTFNPGIGKMEKYKRNCSCCG